The Sandaracinus amylolyticus genomic interval GCGACGAGCACCGAGGTGAGGCCGAAGCCGCGATCACCACGACGCACGATCGCCATCACGACCCAGCGGATCACCAGCCAGTTGAGCATCGCGAGCGACGCGCCCGCGATCGCACCGAGACCACGCTCGAGCCCACCGCCCACGAACGCGATCACCACGAGAGGAAGCGTGCTCGCTCCCACCCAGCGCGTGATCGTGTCGACGATGCGGTGTTCCAAGGATGTGTTCCGGTGCTGCGAGCGTCAGAGCTCGTCGAGGTTGGTTCTCTTCGCGAGGTCGTAGAGGCCCTTGAAGCCGGCGAAGATGCCGAGGGCCAATCCGACGTAGGTGAGAATGGGGCTGGTTCCGAAGTATCCGTCGAGCCAGGTGCCTCCGAAGTACCCGAGCATCGTGGCGATCACGAGCTCGAGCCCGACGGAGCCGACACGCCCCGCCGTCTTCAGCTGCTTGCGCTGCTCGGGTCCCAACAAACTCCCTCAGGCCCGACGGCGCGCGCCATGTAGCATGGCGTTTTCGGGGGTGCAAGGATGGTCAGGCGCGCGCCAACCCGACCATTTTGCGCTGTGATAACCGCCAGTTACACCGCCGCGAACGCAGCCCGAGCGGCCGCCGCGGTGTGCCGCAGGGTGGCCTGGTCGTGGGCACTGCTCACGAACCCGGCCTCGTACTGAGCAGGGGGCCACATCACGCCCGCGTCCAGCATCGCGTGGTGCCATCGACCGAACGCCGCCGTGTCGCAGCGCGCCGCGTCCTCCCACGAGCGCACCTCGCCCTCGCAGAAGAACGGCGTGATCATCGAGCCCGTGCGCTGCACCCGCACCGGCACCTTCGACGCCTTCGACGCCTCCACCAGCACCGCTTCGAGCTCGGCGCTCGCGGCCTCGAGGCGATCGTAGAAGCCCGCGTCGCCGTCGAGGATGCGCAGCGTCGCCAGGCCCGCCGCCACCGCGAGCGGGTTCCCGCTCAGCGTGCCCGCCTGGTAGACCGGCCCGATCGGCGAGACCTTCTCCATGATCTCGCGCCGCCCGCCGTACACGCCGACCGGCAGGCCACCGCCGACGATCTTGCCCAGCGTCGTGAGGTCCGGCGTGATCCCGAAGCGCTCCTGCGCGCCGCCCTTCGCGAGGCGGAAGCCCGTCATCACCTCGTCGAACACCAGCAGCGCGCCGTGCTTCGTCGTCAGCGCGCGCAGCGCGTCGAGGAACGCGCGGTCCGGCGGCACCGTCCCCATGTTCCCGACCACCGGCTCGAGGATCACCGCCGCGATCTCGCTGCCGCGCGCCGCGAAGAGCTCGTGCAGCGCCGTCACGTCGTTGTACGGGAGCACCGTGCACGTGCTCGCGATCGCCGCCGGCACACCCGCGCTCGTCGGCACGCCGAACGTCGCGAGCCCGCTGCCCGCCTTCACCAGCAGGTAGTCCGCGCCGCCGTGGTAACAGCCCTCGAACTTCACGACGAGGTCGCGCCCCGTGAACCCGCGCGCCACCCGCAGCGCGCCCATCACCGCCTCGGTGCCGCTCGACGTGAAGCGCATCATCGAGATCGACGGGACCATCTTCGCGATCAGGTCCGCGAGGTCCGTCTCCTGCGCAGTCGGCGCGCCGTAGCTCGCGCCGCGCGTCATCGCGTGCTGCACCGCGCTCACCACGTCGGGGTGCGCGTGCCCGACGATCATCGGGCCCCACGAGCCGACGTAGTCGACGTACTTCTTGCCGTCCGCGCCCCACAGGTACGCGCCCTCGGCGCGGTCGACGAAGACGGGCGTACCACCCACCGCGCGGAACGCGCGCACGGGGGAATTCACGCCACCGGGGAAGCGCTCCTGGGCGCGGCGGAAGTGCTCGGCGGAGACGGGGTCGCTCATGGGGCGCGCAGCATAGCAGTCCGAGGATCGACGCCGCGCTCGGAGCGGGTCGCCTTCGCGAGCAGCCGACGCGCGGAGGGCACGGTGGCGATCCTCGGACTGCGATGACACCGAGGAGCACAGCAGTCCGAGGATCGACGCCGCGCTCGGAGCGGGTCGCCTTCGCGAGCAGCCGACGCGCGGAGGGCACGGTGGCGATCCTCGGACTGCGATGACACCGATGAGCACAGCAGTCCGAGGATCGACGCCGCGCTCGGAGCGGGTCGCCTTCGCGAGCAGCCGACGCGCGGAGGGCACGGTGGCGATCCTCGGACTGCGATGACACCGAGGAGCACAGCAGTCCGAGGATCGACGCCGCGCTCGGAGCGGGTCGCCTTCGCGAGCAGCCGACGCGCGGAGGGCACGGTGGCGATCCTCGGACTGCGATGACACCGATGAGCACAGCCCGGGCGGATTGACGCGCGAGGGTGCCGGAGTGACGCTCGGCGCGTGCCCGCCGACAACTCGCGCATCTCGACGAAGCTGCGGCGCGCGCCCACGCGCTACGTGCCGACGCAGCGCATCGCCGCGGGCGGCATGGCCGAGGTGTGGAAGGGGCTCGCGCACTTCGAGGGCGGCGACTCGTATCCCGTCGCGCTCAAGCGCGTCCTGCCCGAGCTCGCGGCGCAGGAGCTCTACCGCTCGATGTTCATGGACGAGGCGCGCCTCGGCATGCAGCTGCGCCACCGCAACATCGTGCGGGTCTACGACGCGCGCGAGGTGCAGGGCTCGCTGATCATGGTGATGGAGCTCGTCGAGGGGACGACGCTCAAGGCGGTGCTCGATCGCGCGCACGCACGCGGCGCGTGCATGCCGGTCGCGACCGCGCTCTGGATCACGCGCGAGCTCGCGCGGGCGCTCGCTTATGCGCACGAGGCGCAGGACGCGACGGGACGCCCGCTGCAGATCGTCCATCGCGACGTCTCGCCGCACAACCTGCTGCTCGGCAAGGACGGCGCGGTGAAGCTCGCGGACTTCGGGCTCGCCGACGCGAACGTGCACGAGACGCAGCTCGGCGGCGGGATGATGGGCGGCAAGCTCGGCTACCTCGCGCCGGAGATCATCCAGCAGCAGCCGACCACGCCGCAGATCGACGTGTTCGCCGCGGGGATCGTGCTGTGGGAGATGCTGTGCGGGCGGCGGCTCTTCCAGCGCGACGACGACGGCGCGACGGTGCGCGCGGTCGCGGCGTGCGAGGTGCCGCGGCCCTCCGCGATCAACCCGCGCATCCCGCGCGAGGTCGATCGCCTGGTGATCGGCGTGCTCGCGCGTGATCCCGCGAAGCGCACGGCGGGCGCAGGCGCGCTCGCGAGCGCGCTCGACGAGCTGATCCAGTGGCTCGACCCGAAGGTGTCGGCGCGGGACGTCGCGCTGGTGGTCGGGCTCCAGCTCGCGACCGAGCCCCCGAAGCCGACGAAGACCGTGCTGCCGCCCGCGCCGAACTTCCTCGCGGAGCTCGACACCCTCGCCGAGACCGCGAACGAGTCCGACTTCGGCGCGGCGCCGCTCGATCCGAGCCTGTTCGACGGCGGCCGCCGGCGCGGCCGCTGACCGCTCCGAGCCTGCGACCAGGCATCCCGCGTATCGGGAGTGAGCCGGCCGCGGGCCCCCGAGGGCTCCGTGCCCGTCCTGGAGCGGGCCCGACGCGGCGAACATGGGCGCCTTTCACGTCGCCGGGCGTCGCGGGGAGGCCCCCACGAGGCGTCGTGGCCGTCGCGGAGGGCGATCGAACGCCTCGAAGGTGCGGCCGTGACGTCCGCGGAGCCGGATCCGGCGCGTGGATCCGGCTCCGCGACCGTCGAGATGGGCGCTCGAACGCCCGGATCGCGCGCCCGGGGCGTCGCCGGAGCCGGCTCGAGCGCGTCGATCGGGCTCCGCGGGCCCTCGGGACGGCGGCTCGAGCGCGTGGATCGGGCGCCGCGGGCGTCACGGGCGACGACTCGAAGCGTTCGATCGCGCTCCGCGACGCGCTGGGTCAGGGCCGCGACGCGCGGACGACGCGCGCGTGATACGCGCGGGGGTCGCGCGCGCGGCGCTCCGGGCCGTCGGGCGCGAGCGTGCCGATCGAGTAGCTCACGACGAGCGCGTCGGGACGCAGCGGGTCGAACAGCTCGACGTGGATGCCGGGGCCCGCGCAGTACGCCTCGGGGTCGCCCTCGGGGAGCTCGCAGTCGATCAGCGGGCGCGGCGCGGACCACGGGCCCTCGGGGCGATCGGCGCGCTGGATCTCGAGGCGCTCGCCGAAGCCGATCGCGTAGACGTGCAGGAGGCCGGGCCCGCGGGGATCGCGCACCACCGGGCCGCGGTGCGGGCCGCTGCCGAACACCCGGCGCGGCGCGCCCTCGCCCCATCCGCGCTCACCGAGGACCTGCCACGCGTCGCGATCGTCGACGGCGTCGAGCGGCGCGCGCGCGACGAAGCAGTCCTCTTCGAGCCACTCCGGCGGGCCGGGGCAGCCGTACGCGTAGAGGTGATCCTCGAAGACGATCGCCGCGTCGCCGAAGTCCTCGGTGTCGGGGTCGAAGAGCCAGTCGGGGACGACGAAGCGCTCGCCCTCGCGGCGCGCGAGCCCGACGCCGAGCGCGCGCACGCCGAAGCCCGCGTCGGGATCGAAGGCCCAGCCGCGCACCAGCACGCGTCCGTCGACCGCGGCCTGCGCGCCGACGAGGTCGGCGCCGTCGGGCGTCGTGATCACCGGCTCGAGCGACGCCGGCAGCGCGAGCGCGTCGCAGGTCCGCGCGACGTCGACCCGCACGTGCGCGCGCGGCGCGCCGTCGTGCTCGAGCGCCGGGAGCAGCCACGCGCAGCGATCGTCGAGCGGGATCGCGATCGGCGCTTCGTGGACGATGTCGGCGTCGCCCTCGAGCGGGAGGCAGCGATCGTCGGGCCACGGCGCGACGTGCTCGCGCGCGCCCTCGGGGCAGCGCCACGCGAGCGCGTCGCAGAGCGGGGCCGCGAGCTGGAGCGGATCGCAGGGCGCGGCGCGGGTCACGCAGGTCGGGCGCGTCGCGGGATCGCAGGTGGTGGTGCCGCCGTCGCCGGCGTGCTGGTGCGACGCGTAGCAGCCGGAGAGCAGCACGAGCATGCACAACGAGGGGCGCACGGCGATGCGCTCAGCATGCCGTGTGCCCGCGCGATTTCGTGGGGATTCGCGCGGGGCGTGTGCCCGCGATTCACGGCGCGGCGCGGAGGCCCTGGGCGGTGACGAGGAAGAGCGCGGGGGTGATGCGGTGCGGTGCGCGCGCGGCTTCGTCGGCGGCGCGCGCGGCGAGCGCGGCGCGGGCGCTCGGTGTCGCGGCGTAGAGCGCGTCGCGGTGGGGGATCGCGGCCAGGAACGGCGAGCCGAGCTCGGGGGCGAGCACGTCGTGCAGCGTGGGCAGCAGCAGGCGCGCGGAGTCGAGGCCGTCGCCGGTGCGCGCGATCACCATCGCGCCCTCGGCGGTGTCGACGCGCGCGAAGCGCGCGGACGCGGAGCGCGCGGCGAGGTTCTCGAGCGCGAGGCGCACCGCGTCGTCGTCGCCGAGGCCCCAGCCGTCGATCTCGCGGGCGCGAACGAAGCGCGAGCGCCCTTCGTACGCGAGCACGAGCGAGAGGCGCACGTCGTTGGGGAGCACGCGCGAGAAGAGCGCGGCGCTCACGTCGGCGGCGAGATCGGGGGCGACGACGCGCGGCAGGAGGCGCGCGGCGGCCTCTTCGCGATCGACGGTCGTGCCCTCGCCGCCGGGCAGCATCGAGACGAGCTTCGCGACCGACTGCTCGACCGCGGCAGCGCCCTGCCCTTCGGTCGCGTCGATCGCGCGCGCGAGATCGACCTCGATGTCGTCGGAGAGGAAGAGCCGGCGATCGAAGCGATCGCGCACCCGGAGCTCGGGGCGCTTGGTCTCGAGCAGGCGCTCGAAGACGAGCGCGGCGCGGCCGACGCCGTCCTCGCCGCGGGCCTCGCGCTCGGCGCGGGCGACCTCGGCGATCAGCACGTCGCGCGCGGCGGGCGCGTCGAGCGCGGCCTCGATCGCGGCGAAGGGATCGAAGAAGCCGCGCGCGCCGACGCGCACGCGGTGGGAGCCGTCGCGCGCGACGTGGCCGCCCTCGCCGACGTGGTCGAGGAGGACGAGCGCGAGGAGCGCGCCCGCGCCCTCGACGAACGCGCTCTCGTCGCGCGCGCTCGCGTCGTCGCGCTCGGCGAAGCGATCGACGCGGCGCGCGAGCCATGCGAGCGCGGCCGCGCCGCGTGGAAGTGGCGGCTCGGCGAGGTCGCGCTCGCGCGCGAGGAAGCGCTCGGCCGCGGCGAGCAAGGGGCCCGCGTCGCGCACCGCGCGGATCCAGCTCACCGCAGGACCTCGCGCGCGACGAGCAGGCGCTGCACGTCGGAGGCGCCCTCGTAGATGCGCAGCGCGCGCACGTCCTCGTAGAGGCGCGTGACGATCGAGCCGTGCATCACGCCGCGCCCGCCGTGGAGCTGCACCGCGCGATCGATCACGCGGAACGCGGCCTCGGTCGCCGCGAGCTTCGCCATGCTGCCGGTGCGCGCGACGCGGCTGCGCTGATCCGCGTCGTCGACGCCCAGCTCGGCCTTGAGGCGCGCGGCGAGATCGGACTGGATGGCGGCGCGATAGACGAGCAGGCGCGCGGGCTCGAGGTCGCACGCCATGTCGGCGATCTGGAGCTGCACCGCCTGGAGCTCGGCGAGCGGCGCGCCGAACTGCTTGCGCGTCTTCACGTGCGCGACCGACTCGTCGAGCGCGCGCTGCGCGAAGCCGAGCGCGGCGGCGCCCACGGTGGGGCGGAACTTGTGGAGCGTCTCGAGCGCGACCGCGAGGCCGTCGCCCTCCTCGCCGATGCGGCTCGCGACGGGGATGCGCGCGCCGCGCAGCTCGAGCGCGCCGATCGGGTGGCCGCCGAGCACGTGCATGGGGCGCGTCTGCACGCCGGGGATCGCGGCGGGCACGACGAACGCGCTGAGGCGGCGCTTCGCGCCGGGCGGCGCGGTGGCGGCGAAGAGCGTGTAGAAGTCGGCGATCCCGGCGTTCGAGATGAAGACCTTCGTGCCGTCGAGCACGTACGCGTCGCCGTCGAGGCGCGCGGTGGTGGCGATGCCGCCGAGGTCCGAGCCCGCGTCTTCCTCGGTGAGCGCGAACGCGGCGATGGCCTCGCCCGCGGCGACCTTGGGGAGCCACGCGGCGCGCAGCGCGTCCGAGCCGCGCGCGACGATCGGGTAGCTGCCGAGGCCCTGCATCGCGAACGCGAGCTCGACGAGCGGCGAGGCGTGACCGAGGCGCTCGCGCGCGAGGCAGAGCGCGTCGGAGCGCACGCGCTCGTAGGTGCCGCCGAAGTCGCCGGGCACGGTGAGCCCGAGCAGGCCACGCGCGCCGAGCAGGCGCACGATCGCGACCAGCGCGGTGCTGGGATCCTTCGCACGGAGCTCGGTCGCGACCGCGTCGTCGACCAGCGAGCCCGCGCTCGACCACGCCTGCGCGATGACGTCGGCGTCGACGAACGCGCGCTCGAGGACCTCGTCACTGCAGATCGGGACGCGGACCATGTTCGTTCACCTTTCGAACCGAGGCGCGCGCTTCTCGACCCACGCGTCGTAGGCCTCGCGGAAGTCCGGGTGCTGCATGCAGATCGCCTGGGCCTGCGCCTCGGCCTCGATGCCCGTCGCGAAGTCCACGTGGGCCTCGTAGTCGAGCATCTTCTTGGTCATCGCGTGGGCGAAGGCGGGGCCGTCGGCGATGGTGCGCGCGAGCTTCTTCGCGTCGGCGAGCACGTCGGTGCTGACGCGGTTGAAGAGCCCGATGCGCTCGGCGCGCTCGGCGTCGACGAACTCGCCGGTGAGGAGCAGCTCGCTCGCGCGGCCGTAGCCGACGATGCGCGGGAGCAGCCACGACGCGCCCATGTCGGCGCCGCTGAGGCCGACCTTCGGGAAGAGGAACGCGATGCGCGCGTCGGGCGCGGCGATGCGCACGTCGGACGCGATCGCGATGACGGCGCCGGCGCCGCACACGACGCCGTGGAGCGCGGCGATCACGGGCGCGCGGCACTGGTGGATCGCGGCGACGAGCGCGCCGGTCATGCGCGTGAACTCGAGCAAGCCGCGCATGTCGCGCGAGAAGAGCTCGCCGATGATGTCGCGCACGTCGCCGCCCGAGCAGAAGCCGCGGGGGCCTTCGCCGTGGAGGAGGATCGCGCGCACCTCGCGCATCTCCGAGAACGCGCGGAACGCGTCGCGCAGCGCGGCGTAGCTCGCGAAGGTGAGCGCGTTGATGCGATCGGGACGATCGAGGGTGACGGTGAG includes:
- a CDS encoding AtpZ/AtpI family protein, with the protein product MGPEQRKQLKTAGRVGSVGLELVIATMLGYFGGTWLDGYFGTSPILTYVGLALGIFAGFKGLYDLAKRTNLDEL
- the hemL gene encoding glutamate-1-semialdehyde 2,1-aminomutase, translating into MSDPVSAEHFRRAQERFPGGVNSPVRAFRAVGGTPVFVDRAEGAYLWGADGKKYVDYVGSWGPMIVGHAHPDVVSAVQHAMTRGASYGAPTAQETDLADLIAKMVPSISMMRFTSSGTEAVMGALRVARGFTGRDLVVKFEGCYHGGADYLLVKAGSGLATFGVPTSAGVPAAIASTCTVLPYNDVTALHELFAARGSEIAAVILEPVVGNMGTVPPDRAFLDALRALTTKHGALLVFDEVMTGFRLAKGGAQERFGITPDLTTLGKIVGGGLPVGVYGGRREIMEKVSPIGPVYQAGTLSGNPLAVAAGLATLRILDGDAGFYDRLEAASAELEAVLVEASKASKVPVRVQRTGSMITPFFCEGEVRSWEDAARCDTAAFGRWHHAMLDAGVMWPPAQYEAGFVSSAHDQATLRHTAAAARAAFAAV
- a CDS encoding serine/threonine-protein kinase, encoding MPADNSRISTKLRRAPTRYVPTQRIAAGGMAEVWKGLAHFEGGDSYPVALKRVLPELAAQELYRSMFMDEARLGMQLRHRNIVRVYDAREVQGSLIMVMELVEGTTLKAVLDRAHARGACMPVATALWITRELARALAYAHEAQDATGRPLQIVHRDVSPHNLLLGKDGAVKLADFGLADANVHETQLGGGMMGGKLGYLAPEIIQQQPTTPQIDVFAAGIVLWEMLCGRRLFQRDDDGATVRAVAACEVPRPSAINPRIPREVDRLVIGVLARDPAKRTAGAGALASALDELIQWLDPKVSARDVALVVGLQLATEPPKPTKTVLPPAPNFLAELDTLAETANESDFGAAPLDPSLFDGGRRRGR
- a CDS encoding acyl-CoA dehydrogenase family protein; the protein is MVRVPICSDEVLERAFVDADVIAQAWSSAGSLVDDAVATELRAKDPSTALVAIVRLLGARGLLGLTVPGDFGGTYERVRSDALCLARERLGHASPLVELAFAMQGLGSYPIVARGSDALRAAWLPKVAAGEAIAAFALTEEDAGSDLGGIATTARLDGDAYVLDGTKVFISNAGIADFYTLFAATAPPGAKRRLSAFVVPAAIPGVQTRPMHVLGGHPIGALELRGARIPVASRIGEEGDGLAVALETLHKFRPTVGAAALGFAQRALDESVAHVKTRKQFGAPLAELQAVQLQIADMACDLEPARLLVYRAAIQSDLAARLKAELGVDDADQRSRVARTGSMAKLAATEAAFRVIDRAVQLHGGRGVMHGSIVTRLYEDVRALRIYEGASDVQRLLVAREVLR
- a CDS encoding enoyl-CoA hydratase family protein; the encoded protein is MTTIDQLKQEGFRLALEDGVLTVTLDRPDRINALTFASYAALRDAFRAFSEMREVRAILLHGEGPRGFCSGGDVRDIIGELFSRDMRGLLEFTRMTGALVAAIHQCRAPVIAALHGVVCGAGAVIAIASDVRIAAPDARIAFLFPKVGLSGADMGASWLLPRIVGYGRASELLLTGEFVDAERAERIGLFNRVSTDVLADAKKLARTIADGPAFAHAMTKKMLDYEAHVDFATGIEAEAQAQAICMQHPDFREAYDAWVEKRAPRFER